TAAGcatttttacttcctttcccctttttatagctgaagaaaCACTTTAATTCTGGAAATAGCGACTCAGTATCATGGCTGGCAGCCCTAATGAAGATTCAGAAGGAAGCAGAGTGCGTAACAACTATTAATTTATTGGTGAACTGAAATTCAGAATAATTGAGGTCAAAAGCATAAACACTTTTTAATTAAACCAATAATTgaattgtctttctctctctctcctgctgatTTACTTTAGAAAGGCTGATACAGTCCTAGGCAGAGACCACCCATCACTTTCTTTTGCACATGCTTTAATTCGCTTTAGATAACCCCTTAAATTAAATTCTGAGGATTTGTCTTTAAATGAAGGAGGGACGGAGGAGAAGTGGTGGTGGGCacagtaaaggaaaagaaatagcttAGTATTTTTCTGTCACTAATaaaacttttctttccctttgcacattttagaTTACTTATGTGAAAGGAGACCTTTTTGCATGCCCCAAAACAGACTCTTTAGCCCATTGTATCAGTGAGGACTGTCGAATGGGCGCTGGGATAGCTGTCCACTTCAAGAAGAAATTTGGAGGGGTGCAGGAACTGTTAAATCAACGTGAGTTTTGAAAACAGCTGACCTTATCTGCCCTGGCTAGAGCATCTTTTGATGCTCCTGTTATACTTAATTATTAAACAAGATATACATGCACAGGTGGGGTTCCTAACTACTGAGTCCTATTAACTCTGCAGATTAAGTTTTTCCTTTACAAAAATGGCCTCTAGTTTGGGTCCTTATCACACGAAACCTGAATTCttgtaaaagttttaaatttcttcccccttttttatAAATCTTGATAACATTACTCCATTTCTCTGAAACCTGTAATAACTCTGAAGTGCTTAGCAAAGTCCACAGATTTTAGCTTGGCATTCAAGATCCTCTGTTTACCCATATTGTGCTTATGCTTCAAAGAGTTTAGAACCTTTTCCTTACAGACTCCTCCCATCACTTTCTACCAGTGATTTTAAACCAGAGATGTGTATCAGAATCACACGTGGGCTTCTGAAACAGTTGCTCAGACCACAGTCCAGGCTTACTGAATCAAAGTCTCCACTGGGGATTCTGATCCCAGCCTTTAAGAAAGCAACTTCTTACTgctttgtattatatttatttctaagcATGACATGTTCTCCTGATTGAAAACTCTTTAATAATTAAGAACTTTTTAGTACATCTATGTTCCCCTTAATGCTTAACGCATTAGCTGTTTTTGTATATAAAAGGATTATTATTAAACACACATTTGGCAAGTAAAAAGTGCTGTACATTCTAAAACATTTCACGGCAATAGACATTAAAGTTTTTTAAGTGAACAAGTAAGGGTATATTTGAAAATGCAGCAGGACCAAAGATGGGGTGTGAGGAAAACATGATGCAGAAAACATTAATAAGAAAGCTGGAAGTTAAGGAATACAGTATTTAGGAAGGCTGATAAGGATCAAAGTGTTCTTCAGGGTTGAAAATTCTAGTTCTGAAGTAGACTCaaatttataaagatttttaaaaaaatctaagaatgGAGATCAGTGTTttggttttcaatttcttttttactattaaataactgtttttcttagaaaaaaagtCTGGAGAAGTGGCTGTTCTGAAGAGAGATGGGCGATATATATATTACCTGGTAAGATGGGGCCAATTCTCAATAAGTTCTAAGGATTGGTAAACCAATGGGCTGTACTGCATTTATGTTGATCACAGTGTTTCATTCCAGACAACCAGAGATGTCAAAAAGCTGACCTCATGCCAACTCAGATCCAGAAGTGGTGGCTATTTGGTGCACTGGATTAGAAAGGAACATGAGGCTGCATCCCAGCTCCATGGGAAAGAGTAGTGATATTCACCAAAGACCTGTGTTATGAGACTTGCAAAAGTTAGGGATGCCTCCCATAGTTTAATTCCTTCCTAATCATAGTAAGATAGAGACAATAAAGTCTCAAGAGGTAGATTGCCCAAAGGAGTTTTTCTCTCAGTCTTCCCTATCAAATGCAGTGCCAAGTAATACTCATCTCCTTTCCTGCCTGCTTCCTCAACGTGGGATTCTTCCACTATCCAAATGGTCTTTGGCCTCAGAAAGAGTGCAGCTTCTTGGCGATGGTGCTGGATGACTTATAGCCAAGTCACTACAAGCCTGATTGGGACAGCACACTGAGTGGGGACATGTCCTAGCCTCTTTGAATGTCCTTAATGCTACTGTGACTTCCAGTCTTGTTTGGAATGCTACCAGCTTGTCTCTGTTCTTTTATAGGGAAATAAAAGGCAAGCacagtttttaagtaaataaacctAACAGGAAATTTTTAGGTGTTATGGATTCTTCCTTGTTACAGATATGCAGCTTATCTCTTGGAAGTGGCACAGAAACTTTCACCTACTTTGTTTAAAAACAGTAGACAATAGGCACACCTGCTAATCTGGTTTTCTTGGGAAAAGGAAAGATTATTATATGGCAGTGTCTGGGTTTCTCAGGCTCTATGTAGTGGATTCCTGAGGAGCTCCCGTAACTGGAAGGGACAGTATGACATTTGTCATCTAGactattctataaaaatatacttattattttaattatcagGATGTTGGGAGAATATGATGACTTTTCTTTGGCTCTCATTTTGGACTAATGGAAATTTGAATTCGTTCTTTGTACTTAGATTACAAAGAAAAGGGCTTCACACAAGCCAACTTATGAAAACTTACAGAAGAGTTTAGAGGCCATGAAGTCCCATTGTCTGAAGAATGGAGTCACCGACCTCTCCATGCCAAGGCAAGGAAATCCAGGGCCCTAAATGAAGACTTGATTAGTGGGGCTTACTGTCTTACCCAAAGACAAGTGACTTAAAAGCTTAATGTAACCTAAAATACAGACTTAAAGGcggaaaaatttcaaaacatttaaaaatcatcagtAAACAAGTTGTCAGATCTTAGCCTAAGGCGTGCCCATCTTTTAGCCTGGGCTGAATGAATCAGGATGATTAAACCACAGACCTGCCTCAGCCTACTTAGTAGGGAGGAGCCGTTGTTCACAGACACTTGTTGAATTCTGGGCATCCTCTACCTGAAGCTTGGCCTCTGTTTCTGAAGCAATACAGCTAAAGAACAAAGACTGAGCAATTGTGATTTCTCTCTGGGCCACTTCAGGTGTCCCAAACCTGTTAATTCTGTGTGAAGAAAGTTGTAAGTTATCACTGCTTTTTAAACTGCATGCTTGTTTGTGTTCAGTGTGGACAGTAGCCAGAGGATAGGTCCCTGATGTAATGTCTTAGACCCTAGATATTGGGAACTTAAGGGACTGATGTTAGGCGTTCAATATcccctttgtttccttttcaggAAATAGGCTTGGggtccctccttctcttcttgtcAGACTAGTTTTGTCAGTGCTGAGCATGCATGCAGGCTTATTCCAAGGTCCAAGTTACTTAAGAGCATGGCTACATGGTCCCTCATCTTACCCTGGTCTTTAATATATTCATCGCTTATGTaccagaaacttttttttaatcacagttttttcAGGTACTTAACCGCATTTATAGAAAATTAGCAATTTTAAGCCTCTCTTTTTTCCCTAGGGATATTGAGGATCAGTTAAGTAACATCTTGGAAGAAAGGTGCCAGGTAGTAAGAGTTTTGTGGGCCGATTGAGGTTTCCCACCAGAGTGCTGCAAATATCTGAATTACAATCAGCTTGGCATTTCCCAACATTCCCTCTTGATTTCCTGTGTGCAGAGATCCTGTCCTTTGTCATTCTCCTTTTTATCTTCCTTAACATTTCATTATcataagtgtattttaaaaataccaacctTTTGCCATCCACCCACAGCTAGTTTTCATCAGTAGAAATAGAAGGATAGTAAGTTCTTCCATCTCACTGCAGTTATACATTTCTAAACGTAGCCTGAAGTTACTGGGAAGTGGTACTTTATTAGGCAAAAGAGAAGTGACAGCTATTGGATGTTAGGGCTGTCTAGGAAACAGCCTTAGGTGACTCAAAATAGGAGTTAACTTCCCAATTCCCACCATGGCTGCCTATAGGTGTGAGACCAGATAATATCTTAGGCTTTGGGTGGATGCAGCctagaggaagagggaaggagtgtTTTCCTAGATACCTTCATCACAACCAGTGGGgatgttttgtctttttcaggATTGGATGTGGTCTTGATCGTCTGCAATGGGAAAATGTATCTGCGATGATTGAGGAGGTCTTTGAGGCAACAGACATCAGAATTACTGTGTATACACTCTGAACAGATGAGCATTTTGGATATGTCTACCTTCTGTGTCATCTGGGCCTTAGGACTGAGCAAACTGACCTTAAAATGGTCAGAGGAAAGTTTCATGTGAAGTAGTCTGTGTCACAGGCCAGACTTTGGTTGCTGTATTCTCATGATTGGACTGGGACTCTGGAGGAGGGATTGCTTGGGAAGTGTTgctgggaagtttttttttttccaggaaagtaAGGCGTAGATGGCCTGATGTTAGGTGGGGAAGCCAAATGTTGGGCCTATGACCCCTGTTTTGCTAGGGATGCTACTTGATTTGTTTGGGTTGCCACTAGGTGTCAGCATTGCTTCTACTTCTCTGCTGTTTAAGAGAAATTTCAGGAAGGATGAACATTTCAGTTAATTTTGCATCTTTTGTCATTTGTGCACTTACCTGGTATTATCCTTATGTCATAAAATTCATCCTAGGAGAGAATTATGGGTTCGGTTTTGTTTAAATTACAAGAAAGAGTTTTACGTTGTTAACAAGGAATTTGTGGTGacaagaatggaaaaataaatatcttcttGGGGGGGCGGGCAATGAGGTCCTGTGCACATGTCTGTGTTGTTCTGGACTTGGGTAATGGAGGGTTCACCTGTAACTTAATCTGGAGGAGTCAGATAGAGGGTCCAGTATGAAGAGCAGCAAGGTGAGAAATAAGACATCAGAATGGGCAAAAACTGTGGGTCAGCACACTGGAAAGGCAGGCTTTTAGAATCTCCCCGTTATGAGCACCTGCTCTCTTTTGTCCACCACACAGGTTCTGTGATTGAACCTATCTGAATTCAATCAAtcatgaaacaaataaaatactataCGTGAAATACGTGGCAAAGTTCTTAGTGTGGAGTAATGCCTCAATAAATCAGTAGTTCTCAACAAAACCCATATGAatctccttaaaaaaataaaggtctaCTTCCTCCAAAAAAGAATTCTAATTTggtagtgggggggggggcgggggagagtgGCCATGTTTCTTTGTGTCTTTAAGCTCCAGAGGATTCTGATGTGTGGCCACCTGGGATCGAAAACAGTAAATATTAGTCCCCTTTTCTTCTAAGCTAAGAGAGCAGCACTTTGTCCACTCTTGATTTCCATGGTGGAAGAATAAGGTTCATGGATTTAGCCAGTGGTTCAGTATCAGAGGTGTGGGGAAAACTAGTAGAGTATTTCAACCCTCCGCCCCCTTACTGTGGTGTTGAGTTCAAAGAGACAGACCTACTATTGATTTTCTCCCTAGAGTGAATTCTGGGTCTGTCATAGGACTTACTGCTTTCCCAAGTGTAAAAGAACTGGATTTTAGAAGGGCCTCGTTAAAACACCAGGAAAGCACTGGTTAAATATAATCTTTGTACCTTAGACTTGTGTTTTTATCGCATCTCAGCCTGAATGAGGCAGCAGTTTCAAAAAGTATTTCACTTcttttgtatctctgtgtgtaACAGACAAGTTCTCCATgttgttgggggtgggggtggggcagtgcCGGGGGCAAGTTCATTGTCAAACTTTTAGACTAAGACTTTTCTTGGAGCTTTGTTTCTGTCCACATAGACACAGtaaaattgaaggggaaaaaaagggagagaatgt
Above is a genomic segment from Eubalaena glacialis isolate mEubGla1 chromosome 7, mEubGla1.1.hap2.+ XY, whole genome shotgun sequence containing:
- the OARD1 gene encoding ADP-ribose glycohydrolase OARD1; amino-acid sequence: MAGSPNEDSEGSRITYVKGDLFACPKTDSLAHCISEDCRMGAGIAVHFKKKFGGVQELLNQQKKSGEVAVLKRDGRYIYYLITKKRASHKPTYENLQKSLEAMKSHCLKNGVTDLSMPRIGCGLDRLQWENVSAMIEEVFEATDIRITVYTL